In the genome of Hevea brasiliensis isolate MT/VB/25A 57/8 chromosome 14, ASM3005281v1, whole genome shotgun sequence, the window taaaaatccctcttttagttagggtttaattgaattaaatgttagttcataatttttaatgataaatgaaattttaatacatattaaaatatgttttggtatgcaattgggcattgaaaattgacTAGGTTCGTAagaaacttggtatggtgcatgtaaccttaaaaataatttttaaaattcaagtttTTAATGCCCAATAATCACGTTTTCACTCGTTCAATTTTTATAAGAGGAAGTTTACCCGAGTAATATTTGTGTAAATTGCTTTTCATCTTCTTTTAATATGTTGGTtactaaaatattatttaataggtTTAAGAGAAAATTTTGATTGGAAATTATACATTCTATTTGCATTAGGAGCatgcaaaaatttaatttttgatatgcgatattagtttatataatttatgacattgactcctaattttttttaatattaattaaattataattatagccataaatattttttattataaagaattaagtacataattttataataaaaaagtaAGTACATAATTTTATAATTCTAATGGACAATAAAAAGTgactttaatttatataatttataacaatgacttttaattttattagcaTTAATTAAATTACAACTATTGTATTttgagagtcattaatttgatataatatattatttaattttaatttataatagagtGTTAATATGTCATAACCATAAAGTGATTCCAAAAGACATAAAGGCGAATTATGTCGGTGTTAAAGTAGTCCACTAGATAAGAAGAAAGAGTACTAAAATAATGAGGGGAGGATAAATGTGATGGAGATTGATGAGGGGCAAAatgggaaaaaaattataaacgtccaagtaacaaataaataaaatggacTAGTCTTATTATATTTACTAGACACGTATCCATGCGTTacgtaaatatattttattttctagaattattaataaaataaatagtaaaaatatagtatttaaatttagaaaaaaaaattaaaaatatagaaaaacttaaattttaagcaCATACCACAAAAATATCAGTAAAAACTTTTATTTACCATctctgtataatttttttttattatatggaaatttataataattttaaatttacattgACTTTTTTGCtatcaaaatttaataaaattaatttttcaataataattttatatgatATTCATTCTTGAACATGTACCATGGCTTTTTATATACTATAatcatatttattaattatttttcattttacttGTCATTAACTCAGTTTTATATTGGAATCTTATTTCATAGCTtagtattataatatttatataaatgtttagttaaaaattaagaaattaaaaaatcacATTAATAAGTGATTAGTTATAATAACATAACTATAAATTTAGTAAGACCAATAAATTTTATTGAATATATATAGATTTGTTGTTAACGAATAATGATGAAATATAGTTAAAACAAATACAAATAAGatgtattaaaattaaatatatatatatatatattaaatttaattaaatttttatattaagtattGGAAAAACTAAAAAGGTCACGTATTAATTGGAGATTAATGAACTTTATTTAATATacacattaattattattaatgataaaaatgtatttttttttctcaaatataattcataaatatagatatatattaattttatttaaatttttatattaagtattaagcattagtAGTAATACAAATACAAAGAAATTCTATTTAATAGacacatattaattattattcataattaaaataacaaaaattacaagcattaagaaattaaaaagttatattaaatagtgataataataaaagaagcataaaattgataaataaaaaaaaattaaaatattaccaTTTGTTACTTCTAAGTGAATTTATTTTGAATGCCagctttattatattatatttatatagataGATTATTTATGTAAATACATTGGTTGCTGAAAACAAAGCAGGACAGCAAAAGGCAAAAGAACAGAAGTACATTTCCTCTTGAAATACAAAGGAATAAGTTGACTAGTTGCTAATTGCAGCATGTTTAACCAGGACTTCATATTATCTTACAAGAAATCTTAGTATACAGCACTGTAAAAATAGGAAAGGTTTCCTTTCAATAATCACAGAAGATAGAAGAGAGGCAAAAGGGTAGAGAAACTTAGGCCATAGAAGCAACCAGTCTTTCACGCACAGCAAATGTTCTCCAAATGCCCACCTTTGTCAGTCCTTCAATATGTCTGTAAAATACAAAGATTAACTCCTGTCAATGATATTACGGGAAGAATTTACTTTCAACAATGACAATTATGCAAGTGTACCCATGCAACTCTTTTCAAGCCCAAAACCTGAAAATGAAATAGTAACCATGTTTCTATTACAGAATACCTGTATCAAATATGTTGCTGCAATTCTTATGGGCTTCCAATCTTTGTTTCTGCCTCTTATGTTGATTGTTCCATCAGAGCACAGCTTTAGCTGTAGAGGCAGGAAATGCATCTTCTACTTTCACTAGGGTGTATCCTCTGGTTAAACATTCAAAAGATTTGAGACTTGGGACCTTCAGAGAAAAGTTTATCTAGATTCCTAAAACGTGCAACAAAAACAGATTGCATCAGCAGCATCATTCATCTTGAAAAGATACCATCACCAAAGATAATGATGAAATAACTTCCTATTGTCAAGTCTTTGATGAGCTGCAACCTTATGATCCCAATTGGGTATCAAAATTGACAATGTTCacaaatttacaaaataattccaAAACAACATAATTGGCAATGTTTACAAATTAACACTCATGTTTCACTTTTGCAAGTTAAAACAATGAAGGGCTAAGGTGAAGAACTTACGACAATGAAAATAATACTGTGCATTCGGTTTACTCCATGGTCTGAAAGTTCAATGGAGGGTTTGCTGCTGTCTTGAGttgatacaactcaactcaactcatctaagcttttatccaaaaaattttgggtcggctatatggattctctttctctactctaaataattttgggttaaatcctcggaaatgtgtaatacttctaggtcatgttgtactactctcctcaaagtcaatttaggtctaccccttcttttctttttatcctctaacctaatgtgctctacttgtccaactggagcctccgtatgtctacgctttacatgacTAAATCAACCAAAAAGTTTTGACAacctaaaagaaataagaaaagtacTAAATGTCAGCAAATTAAATGATGCAAAGAGGGAAAAAATTTTGCATTAGCAATTATTTGCATtttagacaatttttttttttttcaaaatacataaCAAAGATAATTGAAATGTTTGAATTCTGGAAAGAAGATCCAAGACAATGAACATCTTATGCAATTTTTTATTGGAGGCGACAACATGAAGGTGTGAGAAGATATACCTCTCCCACTGAAGATATCCAGCAGACAGGTAAGATAGGAAGCTTTGAAGAATCAGCAATTCCCCTTCTTTGATTCTTTAAAAAAGAATGATATAACCAGCTTCTGTAAGAGAGTGTAATTTTGGTCAATGAACACAGAAAGCTAGCAAACTTGAAAATATTATGAAAATGGACAAACCTCTGTCCCTATCCTGCAACTTAAGTCAGTCCCTGATGACCTGACAGCTTCTCAAACTAGTTTTACTGATCGGTTTGGCCCTAAACAATATCAATTCAATATCAGAAATCAGATATGGACCATTCATCATGAATTTATGATAATCATTCAATCAGACCACCCAAACAATAAAACCAAGTAACCAACTACCATACCAGATTGTAATTTTGAAAAGTGAACCACCATACGAGGTATGAAAAGCTTGCAAATTTGAAAATGAAAGGAAAACTGAGAAACCTCCATCACTATTCCTTTTGCTTCCATCAAAGTCGGTCCCTGAAAATTAAGCAAATTACTGTGTTTAGTCTTGGACCATGTAGAATAGAGTGTCTGTTACAATAATATAAGCAGCTTCACCATACAGCCTGAGCTGGAAGCCTGCCAAATTTGTGTCCTAATCATTATGAATGCAGTTGATAAATTCACATGTTGTCATTTGAAATATGACCAAATTGTAACGTGACATTAGATATTGTAAATGTACCCAATTTTGAAATTGAGGTACCTGGCCTAGACTGAAACCAATACCAGCTATAATTCTTCCATTCTCTGTCCACAGGTTCACTACTATTTTCTTCTTCAGTTCAGGGCCATTTTCTGCATACAGCACAATAGGtacattataaaatatttatataagaaTATGCCATAAAAATTAATTTGAGTTATTTTTAACTTAATTTACCAGTGTGAAAGACATCTACGATCTATTATCCATCTTGATGTGGGGAATGTTGGCTATCTTGAACCACTCTGGTCTGTTGCCATTCTGGCACCTCTCTTTTAACAGAGGACAATTATTGATATACAGTTTCATAAGTGAGGAAGGGAGACCATTCTTTGGAAGGAAGGCAAGCTTGGGGCAATCATAGACACAGAGATATTCAAGTGAGGCAAGGTTTTCAAACCCCTTGGTGGAGAGGTATCCCAGATTTGCAAATTCTCCAAGGGACAGGTGGGTAAGAGAAGTAGGCAACATCATTCCTATCTCATCATCAGGAAAGGACACCACATCAGAACATTCAAGAATATGAAGTTCTGTAAGAGATGTGAGTCTGTGCAAACCCCATTCAAACAATGGTTTACAGATCTTGAGATGACAAATATAAAGTGATGTCAAGTTGGTGGGAAGACCTCCTTCTGGAAAGGATACTATGCCTGGACAATTATTTAACAGCAATGTGTGAAGAGAGGTAAGCTCGTGTATCCCATCTAGAAGGCCCTCAAATTTCTTCTCTCTTTCCACCTGATGTTCTTCTGAGTAGGTGGCAGGCAACACTTGCCATGGGAAAGAAACAAGACTTGGCCAACCGGATAAACTTATATAATGGAGATTGATAAGCTTGTGCAAGTTGCTAGGCAAAGATTTAAGATTATCACAATTTCTAATTGAAATCCTTTCAAGTGATGCATTGTTGTCAAACCTCTCAGCTATCGACTCCAACTTTGAGCAATACCAAATCTCTAGGTGTTTAAGACTGGCTGGTAAATTATCTCCGGACGACAAGGAAGTAAGACCTGAACAATTCCAGACTTGGAGGTATTCAAGCCTGGCTGGTAATTTGGCACTTGGTGATAAGGATGTGAGCTCCGAACAATGGGAAATCCAGAGGTGCTTTAGGGAAGAAGGTAACCCGCCTCTTGAGGATAACAATGTAAGAGATGGGCATGCCTCAATTGACAGAAGGACAAGACTAAATGTGTTTCCACAAGAACTGAAACTCTCCTCATCCTCATCCTCAGCCTCATAAAGCAAGCTTTGCAAATTATGGCAAAATTTTATCATCAGACGTTTTAGAGTTGGAGGTAGCTGGCCCCTTCCAAGGGACATCAGGAGATTACACCTTTCAATTCGCAGTTCTTCAAGATACACACTATTGTAAGTCATGGCATCAGGGAATGAAGCTAGGGAATTGCAGTTGCTAATCTCAAGCACTCTCAGTGTAGAAGGAAAACCAGCTTCTGGAAAGGAAACAAGTCTTGGGCAGTCTTCAATTGTCAGCTCCCTAATGCACATGAGATTGAGAGACCCGTAGGGTAGCAGGCTTTCACAATTAGTTAATTTCAGTGTTTCAAGTTGACTACCTGTTGGCTCCTGTGGCAGCATCTCCTCTTTTTCTTCCTCAACCACATTGAAAACAAAAGATGGTAGAGAAGGAAATGGATCTCCAATAACACTCAAATCTTTGGCCTTTTTTAAACCCTGGATGAACCCCTTAGAAAGAAACGAGAACTTTGAAATTTCTGAAAGTACCATAGAATTTAGTGAGCCAAATTCAACTATACATCCACAATCCACCTCTTTGCATCTTTCAATTTCCAACACAGAGATCACTGGGAGACTTGGAAGTAAAACAACAAACTGCTCACATTCTCTTATCACAAGCTTTTTTAGCAAAGGAAGATGGTTAGGTAATTTTCCTGATAGTTTGGGACAATCTTCAATGGCAAGCTCTTGCAAACAAGGGAATTCAAGTCCACTTGTATTCCAGTCTTCCCACTCCGGCATATTCATAAAGCGTAGAGTCTCAAGAGTTGGAAAAGTATTTAAGTAACTCTCCCCACAAAATTCATGATCAATCCTTTTTATACTAGACATCCCTTTGACAACGAGTTCTTTGAGAGAAGGTAGCAACCCAAGAAGTGGCAAGGATGCGCATTTCTTGCAATTCTCTAACCTTAGAAACTCCAGATTATGTAACAAAGAGTCTCCAATCCATGATGGAAATGTTGTACCAGCATAGCCCATTACAGAGAGCTTTTTTAGGTTTCTATGAGGTTGCAGCCCAGCAAGAACAGCTCTATCAAGACTGTCTGCTCTTGTAATATTGTACTTCCATTCTAGCAACAAAGTGTCCAAGTACTTCTTATCCATTAAGTTGGCTTCCCTCACAAGCAAAGCATCAGTCACATTCTCCAACCTTGAGATATGAAGTGCCCCTCGAAGAAATTTTAAGTTCATCAAAATTGCTAGATCAGCTCCACAATCTTTGCCCAAAGGAAAATTAGACAAAGTTAGAAGACTTTTAAGTTCTTTGACTCCCAATGGTATCCCTTTTTCTAAATTAACATTTGTAATATCAAGATGACGTAGATTGATCAAATTTCCTATTTTTGAAGGCAATTCTTTGAGACATGAACATTCTTCCAATATCAAGGTTTGTAAATTCCACAGAGAAGTTGTTGACTCAGGTAATGCTCTGATTTTAGTGTATGAAAGGTTAAGATACCTCAAATGTTTCAAGTCACCAATTGAATCTGGCAGCTCAGTGATGTGGTAATGACTAAAAGATAGCACCCTTAAACATCCTAGCTTTGACAACAAATTAGAAGGGATGTCATTTGCTATATAGCTTTCTTCATAACTTAGTGATAGGGGTAGGAAGGTTCTCAAACAGTTGGTCTTGTGAAAAGGTTTGAATCTTTTGATGCCATCACAATAGCCTCGAATGTAAGAAGAGTGACGTGctctttcctttttgaattgTTCACCAAACACCAATTCATCCTCTAATCTAAAACATGTCTCCCCAGCAACCCTTTGTGCAAGATCATTTACAAGGTCATGCATTACAAATTGAGATTCACCATTGCCTGATGCTTGAAAGAGTGATCTGGCTGATAGATCACGGAAATACTCAAGACCTATATCTTCCATGTGCTTTTCATTGCCCGTTTGCTGAATCAAACCTTCTGCCATCCATAGAAGGACTAGTTCCTTTTCCTCAAATTCATAATCTTTTGGAAGAATTGCACAGTATGCAAAACACCTCTTTAAATATGAAGGGAGATGATAGTAACTTAATCTTAACACAGGAAGAACATCACCATCAACACCTTGCAAATTCCATATTTTGCTGTTCAATAAATTGTCCCATTCACTGGCATCTTTTCCCCGAAAAAGGCCACCCAAAGTCTTTGCTGCCAAAGGCAAGCCTCCACACCTGTATATGGCTCTTTCGCGTAGGGTTTCCAAATTTGGATATGCAATAATACTTCTATTTTCAAAAGCATGCCTAGAAAACAATAACCAGCAATCATCATCCGAAATACAAGTCAAAGCATGACTGTCAACAGTTCCCATCATTTGTGCAACAACTGTACTGCGTGTTGTTATAATGACTTTACTTCCTTGAGCTCCATCCATAAATGGGGAACTTAAGGTATTCCAATCTTCATAGCTCTCACTCCAAACATCATCTAAAACTATGAGAAACTGTTTTCCAGCTAATTCCTTGGACAACTTCAGTTGAACTTGATTCAACTCCTTCAGATCACAAGGCTGCCAAGTGATTGATTCAAGAATGGCCTTTGTTATTCTCATAATATCAAATTCATCTGAGACACAAACCCATGCTTTTGCATCAAAATGTTGGGATGCTTTATCATGGTACACAAGCCGGGCAAGTGTTGTTTTACCAACCCCACCCATTCCAACAATGGGTATCACAGAAACCTTTGGATCAGCGGTTCCATCCCTTAACAGCAAATCGAG includes:
- the LOC110651814 gene encoding putative disease resistance RPP13-like protein 1, whose amino-acid sequence is MQETMSVIGSAALSALFQVLFEKIASSELLKFAREKQVLAQINKWEKMLLQINAVLDDAEDKQTANRSVKIWLTNLKCLAYDVEDVLDEFATQCLGRHLMGLGDPQPTTSKLQKFLPTCCTSFNPKIIMFNSKMMTKIEEITTRLEDIVAQRNDLDLRENVGKMSKKLYQPPPTTCLQNEPQVYGRDEDKRRILDLLLRDGTADPKVSVIPIVGMGGVGKTTLARLVYHDKASQHFDAKAWVCVSDEFDIMRITKAILESITWQPCDLKELNQVQLKLSKELAGKQFLIVLDDVWSESYEDWNTLSSPFMDGAQGSKVIITTRSTVVAQMMGTVDSHALTCISDDDCWLLFSRHAFENRSIIAYPNLETLRERAIYRCGGLPLAAKTLGGLFRGKDASEWDNLLNSKIWNLQGVDGDVLPVLRLSYYHLPSYLKRCFAYCAILPKDYEFEEKELVLLWMAEGLIQQTGNEKHMEDIGLEYFRDLSARSLFQASGNGESQFVMHDLVNDLAQRVAGETCFRLEDELVFGEQFKKERARHSSYIRGYCDGIKRFKPFHKTNCLRTFLPLSLSYEESYIANDIPSNLLSKLGCLRVLSFSHYHITELPDSIGDLKHLRYLNLSYTKIRALPESTTSLWNLQTLILEECSCLKELPSKIGNLINLRHLDITNVNLEKGIPLGVKELKSLLTLSNFPLGKDCGADLAILMNLKFLRGALHISRLENVTDALLVREANLMDKKYLDTLLLEWKYNITRADSLDRAVLAGLQPHRNLKKLSVMGYAGTTFPSWIGDSLLHNLEFLRLENCKKCASLPLLGLLPSLKELVVKGMSSIKRIDHEFCGESYLNTFPTLETLRFMNMPEWEDWNTSGLEFPCLQELAIEDCPKLSGKLPNHLPLLKKLVIRECEQFVVLLPSLPVISVLEIERCKEVDCGCIVEFGSLNSMVLSEISKFSFLSKGFIQGLKKAKDLSVIGDPFPSLPSFVFNVVEEEKEEMLPQEPTGSQLETLKLTNCESLLPYGSLNLMCIRELTIEDCPRLVSFPEAGFPSTLRVLEISNCNSLASFPDAMTYNSVYLEELRIERCNLLMSLGRGQLPPTLKRLMIKFCHNLQSLLYEAEDEDEESFSSCGNTFSLVLLSIEACPSLTLLSSRGGLPSSLKHLWISHCSELTSLSPSAKLPARLEYLQVWNCSGLTSLSSGDNLPASLKHLEIWYCSKLESIAERFDNNASLERISIRNCDNLKSLPSNLHKLINLHYISLSGWPSLVSFPWQVLPATYSEEHQVEREKKFEGLLDGIHELTSLHTLLLNNCPGIVSFPEGGLPTNLTSLYICHLKICKPLFEWGLHRLTSLTELHILECSDVVSFPDDEIGMMLPTSLTHLSLGEFANLGYLSTKGFENLASLEYLCVYDCPKLAFLPKNGLPSSLMKLYINNCPLLKERCQNGNRPEWFKIANIPHIKMDNRS